ATCCCGCGCGCGGACTATGTCACCCGGATCAACGGGGGGCGCGGTGCCGTTCGCGAGGTGTGCGATTTGTTATTGCTGGCACAGGGCAAGCTTGATGAGGCCAAAGGGCAATCGATATGAGTAAAACCAGACGTTGGGTTATCATTCTGCTTTCACTGGCCGTGTTGGTATTGATTGGCGTGAATCTCGCTGACAATGACGATGCGCCAGCAGAAGTGGTCGCCACTAACGATCCGACCTATAAGAGCGATCACAGCGACACGGTGGTTTACAGCCCGGAAGGCGCGCTGAACTATCGCTTGATTGCCCAGCACGTTGAGTATTTTTCCGATGAAGGTATCTCGTGGTTTACTCAGCCGGTCATGACCACGTTTGACACCAATAAGGTGCCGACCTGGTCGATCAAATCTGACAGAGCAAAATTGACAAATGACCGTATGCTTTATCTGTACGGTCACGTTGAAGTGAACGCCCTGACCGCTGACTCTCAACTACGCAAAATTACGACAGATAATGCGCAGATCAACCTGGTGACCCAGGATGTGACGTCGCAAGATCTGGTGACGTTATACGGCACTACATTTAATTCCAGCGGTTTGAGAATGCGCGGGAACTTACGCAGCAAAAACGCCGAGCTGATTGAAAAGGTTAGAACCTCATATGAAATTCAAAATAAACAAACTCAGCCTTAATTTTGTTATCGCCAGCGCGCTGCTGGCCGCCAGTCTCCCTGCCCTTGCGGTGACAGGAGATACTGAGCAACCTATTCATATCGAGTCTGACACTCAGTCACTTGATATGCAGGGGAACGTTGTGACCTTCACGGGCAACGTCGTGATGACGCAGGGCACCATCAAAATCAATGCCGATAAAGTGGTTGTCACCCGTCCTGGCGGTGAACAAGGCAAAGAAATTATTGATGGCTACGGCAATCCGGCAACGTTCTATCAGATGCAGGATAACGGTAAGCCGGTTAAAGGCCACGCCTCGCACATGCACTATGAGCTGGCGAAGGACCTTGTCATCCTGACCGGCAAT
This sequence is a window from Enterobacter sp. 638. Protein-coding genes within it:
- the lptA gene encoding lipopolysaccharide ABC transporter substrate-binding protein LptA, which encodes MKFKINKLSLNFVIASALLAASLPALAVTGDTEQPIHIESDTQSLDMQGNVVTFTGNVVMTQGTIKINADKVVVTRPGGEQGKEIIDGYGNPATFYQMQDNGKPVKGHASHMHYELAKDLVILTGNAYLEQLDSNITGDKITYLVKEQKMQASSEKGKRVTTVLVPSQLQDKGKTQAPAQKKSN
- the lptC gene encoding LPS export ABC transporter periplasmic protein LptC, which codes for MSKTRRWVIILLSLAVLVLIGVNLADNDDAPAEVVATNDPTYKSDHSDTVVYSPEGALNYRLIAQHVEYFSDEGISWFTQPVMTTFDTNKVPTWSIKSDRAKLTNDRMLYLYGHVEVNALTADSQLRKITTDNAQINLVTQDVTSQDLVTLYGTTFNSSGLRMRGNLRSKNAELIEKVRTSYEIQNKQTQP